A genomic segment from Ptychodera flava strain L36383 chromosome 23 unlocalized genomic scaffold, AS_Pfla_20210202 Scaffold_23__1_contigs__length_28996876_pilon, whole genome shotgun sequence encodes:
- the LOC139124360 gene encoding uncharacterized protein: MGDTEQNSVVTNQPSTPGRSISPAPTPAQMERPSSERWGRIDAFDDSLETWSAYARRLTHYFNANQVPQDRKVSCLLSLLGPTVYGTLENLIFPALPTSKQFEEIVEILENHYEQKPLLVHERFTFWYRNQKESESIKAYTCELRRLSKTCKLVHFLDQALRDKLVCGLRTFSIQKRLLQEDDISFEKAMQIAISMESADKKQPDLKNRLQDLKVNKVSNPQGKTKPCYRCGKKGHKPSDCRFKDAECHNCKKTGHIQSACRSKQGKGESKKKFQKSKSKKVHALEEDSSDSDFVSSLTSVKTLNKQGSQPARVTPRVNGKLINMEIDTGSPISLLSKDDYDKYFKEQS; encoded by the coding sequence ATGGGTGATACAGAACAAAACTCTGTAGTCACCAATCAGCCATCAACACCGGGTCGAAGTATTTCTCCTGCTCCCACACCAGCCCAAATGGAAAGACCATCTTCAGAACGCTGGGGACGCATAGATGCATTTGATGACAGTTTAGAAACATGGTCAGCTTATGCAAGGAGGCTCACCCACTATTTCAATGCCAATCAGGTACCACAAGACAGGAAAGTTTCGTGTCTATTATCGTTATTGGGACCAACGGTGTATGGTACGttagaaaatttgatatttccagCATTGCCAACATCCAAGCAATTCGAGGAAATTGTTGAGATTCTTGAAAATCACTACGAACAGAAGCCATTGTTGGTGCATGAAAGATTCACATTTTGGTATAGAAATCAAAAAGAAAGCGAATCCATTAAGGCATACACATGTGAACTGCGGAGACTATCAAAAACCTGCAAGTTGGTACATTTTTTGGACCAAGCCCTCCGTGATAAGTTGGTTTGCGGTCTACGTACATTCTCTATTCAGAAGAGATTACTGCAGGAAGATGACATATCTTTCGAGAAGGCTATGCAAATTGCCATCTCCATGGAGTCAGCTGATAAGAAGCAGCCCGACTTGAAGAACCGCTTGCAAGACCTCAAAGTCAATAAGGTCAGTAATCCCCAAGGGAAGACAAAGCCTTGCTATCGGTGCGGTAAGAAAGGCCATAAGCCATCTGACTGCAGATTCAAAGATGCTGAGTGTCACAACTGTAAGAAAACTGGACACATTCAAAGTGCTTGCCGTTCTAAACAAGGGAAGGGAGAAAGCAAAAAGAAATTCCAGAAAAGCAAAAGCAAGAAGGTGCATGCTTTAGAAGAAGACAGTAGTGACAGCGACTTTGTTTCAAGCCTCACAAGTGTTAAGACTTTAAACAAACAAGGCAGTCAACCTGCAAGAGTAACACCACGAGTAAATGGAAAACTCATTAACATGGAAATAGACACCGGATCCCCAATCTCTCTCTTGTCAAAAGATGACTATGACAAATATTTCAAGGAGCAAAGCTGA